CTCCAAACCATGTACCTAAATTTCAATTTCTCAATTTCGACAATGCTACGTTATCAAATCTTTCTGTAATACcattgaaattgaatttaaatACACCTAATATCTAATTTGTTCTTTTGCCAACACAAATCTAACAAagcaaaaattgaaaataaaaatgcaAAATGAGACCATAAATTTTAcctgaagaggagagagagcagACAAGTAGCCATCAAAGGCCGAGGTAGACGGCCAAACATCGGCGACTGCAGCAGAATCCTTATGAGTCCGCGGGAGAAGCCTCTTGTATGACTGAATATACAAAAACAGGATCAAATCATACACATTCACCCCAATCGACGGCACATCATCAGGTTTTGCAACAACAAGGGGATCGGAATCGGAAGGAAGAACAGCGGCGAGGGTATCAATTACGAGCCGAGCGTTATCCTCGGATATTTGAAGGACATCGGCGACGGAAGACGAGTCGACTCGAAGGGAATCGGAGGAGGAGGCGTGTTGGAGGAGCTTCTCCTTTAGAGATCCGATGGTTGCGGCGGCGTCGGTGAAGATGAGCTTAGGGATTGGGAGGAGGCCGTACTCGAACGGTTCTCGGCGTGTGTGGAGTGTGATTGGATCTTTCGGTGTTACCGGAGATGGCGGTGATGATGAGGGCGGAGCATCGGTATTTTCCGCCATGGAAATGGAGGTTGGAGATAaaacggaggagagagaaagaggggggGAGAATGTGGGATTTggatcttttaattttttttggaggagagtgaaaatgaaattttatgaggagagagaaagtgagtaaGAAGTGGCGCTAACacaggaagaaaagaagaataGTAAAGGGGAGAGAGCGGTCAGCTCCGCCACAAACTGGTCAATCACGGTGGTGGTTTCACGGTGATTGGGGTGGTGATGAAATTATTTGGATTAATTAGTGCCATTATGCAAATCTAACTAACATTCCATTACACGCATCATTATTGGATTATTGGATAAGCAATTATTGAAATTGTCACATAAATCtacatacttcgtataagaTTACTTATTTGATATGGCAAATATAAATATGGCAAATATAGACAAGTAGATATGATTATTAAAACGGAAATAAAGAAGTACAGACTTTAAGATGTGCAGCAAACTAAATTGAACATGGTATGCACACATAAACTAAGATAAATTCCTTATACGATACAGTGATTGTAATCACTAAAAACAGTAAGGGTTAGTGAGAAGAGAGATCTAAAATCAAAGCTCATAAAAGTGGAATGTCATTTTATTCCTGATGCAATCACACAAGGTTTATTTGCACCTTCGTATGTTCCTATAACGATGCCATTGGTTACTCTTacaaactactccctccgtttcattttgtttgttacgtttgaacttttgcacgtttattaacgtataataaagattctagtttttttattaaaaaaataaacccaagtaaaacttcaatccactaatcgttacaacaaccaataagattgttttatttataaaatgaaccaataatggaaaagcacaaagattgataacttaacatacttgggaaattgtaaagaaatttaatgagttgaaaaattagaccaattaaaattaaaagatggcacaaaaaatgataatattataagtttataaaaagaaagattctctcacgtaacaaacattgtgaaacaccttaaaaggaatacgtaacaaacaaaaagaaacggagggagtacaaaggCAGTTGGAAGAGACAAATTaattatctttccaaaattgatattccctccgtcccagaatagtcgttacacttatctttgcacaaagttttaggtgataagtggttgtttggttatcaattgttattttattgaaaaagtagatgtgataggagttagtggggtttttttttaaattgaatgagagagggtatggggacaaaaaaaaagttagtgggaagagagagataaTGTAATAATTGTggagtcattcctaatttagaagtgtaacaattaATCTGGGACGAACGAAaaatgaaagtgtaacaactaatctgggacggagggagtatttgttaTGGTTTAGAATTGTTAATATACTATGATTAACGAGAATCGAGGCAAGCTTGCGCATACTTTACACATTTCGATACATATGTTGTAAAAAGAATGCATTTTACATAAGTTGAAGCTCGTTATCAAAATTTCCAAATAAAACCTATGATTCCTAGAACACTGATAATAATTCTTAGACTTGAATGGTGACATAAACCAGCAACATAAACTCTTGTGTTCTTTTGTTTTTGCTCCTCCAGTTCACCTTAATTTATAGCTGGTCTAGCTTGGCGGTAGCAGTTTTTCTGCCAGATCAGGGAAGAAAGTGATGAACAAAAATGCACCTGTAGTTGAACAATGAAACCATTAGTCGAGTTACCAATCTTAGCATTATACATTAATACTAAAAGAATAGGTCCTTGGTTTAAAGGCTGAAAAGGGGACTTACAGACAAGAACAGTTCCAAGTACTGCTGAAATCTTTCCCTGAATTGTAATCAAACCGGCTTTACCAGCATTTTGTAACTCGGTGGAACCAACAGAATCAAATGTTCCTACATGTGAAGTCGAGAGAATCAATGTTTCCTTATAGCATAATATCGAGAAAATAAGCAATACCGCCAATATGTGATTTGCATAACAGATTAGTACCTGGTTTTACAGACTGAAGTCCAGACGTTACACATGCTATGTTCTGAAAACCATATTCTTCCAACTTCCTAGCAGCAGCCGTAGACCTGTAAGGATTCAATCCAAAATATGACCCGATGGTCATGTTAGAATTCATTTACAAGTATAACATAACTCAGTTTTAAAGTTGTATAGCTAGTTATTAGGATCAGATTTAGACTTAAAGCAAATGTAACAATTTTAGTccattttctattattgatttATTGTAACAAAGTTATGTAAACCAAACTCCTTTTGTTCTGTCATACTAAAAAATTGACAGCTAGTGAACTGATAGAAAAATGTTAAAGAAGTTGGATGATTCCATGAGAATGAAGAGATGGATATATAATTTGCCTGCTATATTGATACATGGATATTGACACTAATGAACACTAATCCAGCAATTTGTTACAAGATACCAACCTTAATCCTTCCTGACATACAAGCAACAACTTGCTATCAGGCGAAAACTGGCTCTTGACAGACTGCACAAAGTCAGGGTTTGGCTTAGTGAAAGGCAACCCAAAGAATAAACCAGCAAAATTGTTGTGCATAGTCCGTTTTATGAATGTGCCTGCACCATATCAATCATATATTCGTCAGCATTAACTTTGTCCTCCTAAATCTATTTGCTAACAAAGTGTCAAACTCGACTAATTAAACACAAACAATTTCATGTTTTGGTCCGAGTAACATAAAAGCGTTCTTAAGATGATATGAAAAGTTCCGACTAACAAAATAACATGATTACCATCATTACAGCAAATAGATACGGATAAAAAAAGACATAAAACACGATAGTACCAGGGTCATTGTCTTGATTTTCGATGAATAAAGGAGCATGATAACATGATTTGATATGAGCGCGCTCAAATTGAGATTTATCACGAACATCCACAACTGCATAGCCATCAGCTTCTACAAGCTTTTTAGCCTCATCGGCATTCACATAATCAACTTCTGCTCTAATTCTAAATGTTCTTCTTCCATGAAACGATCTCTTTGGAAGCACCACCCATGATTTACCACAACTCTCGAATGCTCCAAAGTAATCACTGAAAACATATTCTTCAAATTTTACCAATTAAAGTATCCTAATTGTACgttttaactaattaaatttgaCTTCGTCGTTACATTTAAAGCATATTAAATATGAAAACAAATTACCTGCGAGAAGGAAGTATTGTGGAGTAGCTAAAAGTGGCCATGGAAGAGGATTCCAAACACCTCCTCTGTCACCTTTGATTACCCGGCAAATTTCTTTCTCTATCTCTCCACAAAcacactctctctctcctccctgtAACGCCCGTGGAAGGGGCCATGAAATTACAGACATGCAATGGCTTTATGCCACGTGCCCAAGATATCGGATAATTTTCTGATTCCTACAGATATCTCATTCAGTCATTTCTGTTTTTATGTACTTCTGGAATCTGGATACATGCCATAAAGTTGGCCGTAATGGGCCGGAGACTAAAGATGTCTGTGGGCCGGGGCGGCCCGAAGCCCGGCCCGACCCAGCACCAAAAAAGCCCGGCCCGACACGAGCACGAAAAAAGCATTGCCCGGTACCGGCACGAAGTCGTGGCTGTGGCCTCTGGGCCAGGCCTGGaccttaattttttggaaaaagcacgacaaggcacggcacgactcgacaaagcacgctaaatttagtaaaattagccttaggcacgacggCCCGGCCCAACCCGGCACGAAAGCCCGTGGgcttgggccgggcctgggcccctttttttaacttttcagcACGGCACGAAACAACGTGGGCCTAGCGTGGACCCGACCCGGTTAGGCCCACGGCCTGTGGGCTCGACCCGAAGCCCGACCCGACACGGCCACGGCCATCTTTGCCGGAGACGCTCCACTTTGGCCCGGTATGCAAAGCTCTCCAATGtacatttttttaaataatcaaaattaattcGTTGATAAAATTCATACGACATCTGTATAAAGCTTTGAGTCGAATAAATATATAACAATCGAATCTAATAAAAACTTTCTTTCACCATCGCTTTGATCTTAGTATGTCGAACATTTTGTATACTCTCTTTTATATTGATGTGATTTACAGCCTTGTTCGATGAGGGGGGTCTATGGATCTATGGTAGCTGTTACAAATATGATTTCAGTTTAATTGTAGTTGAAAGATTGACCATGTTTTCGATCTCACACAAATCTCTACCAAAAACaacctgaactgaactaaacacataaaacttaactaaaatcaaacccaccataggggtacttactaTATCGCAAATATGTAGATTCATTGGGATCAAACACAAAAAACAAAGCAGAATTGAAGAATTTTGGCTATTTTCGgcctaaaataccctagtttttttaggttaaattgttttttaccacctaaaaaaattgacaaattattttttaccacttaaaaatataaaagttgtcttttaccaccttaaaataaaataaaaaatattttttacaacCTCTTAACCGGAAAAGTGCAAGGAAACGTTATGCGGATCCATTTCACcgactatattttttatttcattcTCTTCTCCCACGATTTTCATACATGAAAGCTACCATTTTCCCTTACTTCCCATTAATTCACATAACGTTTTCATCCATCTTTAGTTAAGAGGTGGTAAAagacattttttattttatttttaggtggtaaaaaataatttttattttttttggtagtaAAGTacaatttgttaatttttttaggcggtaaaaaacaatttaacctTTTCTTTTATAAAACCTAAAAAGAGAAGGAGAAAATAGGGAGAGAGGAAACGGCTAATCAGTGTTTATTTAACAGGTCTTGTTATTAAGCTCTCCTTTGTACCTCATTGATCATTAAcacattaatatttttaaaaaacgtTTTGATATGTTgatgttataaaaaaaattgtacacATTAAAATgaagttttgaaatttttatgttattttttgcGCGAATGGGGTGGAGGAATTCAAACATGGGATTTATTATGCACAGGCTCTTCGCTTTAACCAATAGGCCAAAATCCCATTGGTATGGAATTCTAAATTTGGGTATGGCATTTTCCGTTATGATATAAAAGTGTCGCCGTTGATGAACCAATGTTCAATGCGAAAATGTGAAACCCTCTAAAACTCACTTATCATTTACTCGTATTATTTTCAACCTGTTGTGAAATACagagaaaagaagagaaaagaggaattaggagagaactgtaggggaatacagtaaacatacataacatgtgcggaacatctccaaagccaggaaacatgtataaagcacagtttaagcatatttacatttgaagcgtgttttcccgagtatagtatcaacgaacacgaacaaagaactccacttgtcgttcctctatttggttcaccgacacgttcagatccgtcttgattattgtagcttagacaacgcacaagataatttgcttttcgggatgaaTAGTTTTTGGGtagagagaaaaactgaactacgtaatttaggaattaggtttagggttactGGAAAaacaattgtgttgtgtgtgtgaaAAATATAACCTAATGTTATATTAAGTGTAACTGGCCAAgaccaaaggccttgaccggccacacatcACACACTCGCCCACAGcacacacactgcaggccgaagcccacagcgcagccgagcagcatgggtcgtgggccttgcttTGCTCGCTGCTGTGTTGCTGCGCCTTTGTGCGCACTTCCACGCCCACGCGGgatggcttgctgcgttgcgagctcgctggctcgttcggccttgcgcgcatgcgcgcttggctcgacgggccggcaactccgatgcggctcgtattccCGACTAacaccttacggctattatttatcgtatcgtacacgacgaatcacgtcgtacgatacgattattcgtttcgcctagattacgaatattcgcgatacgatatacgattccgacgcaaggtcgtatcgtataatacgtttttccaaactaattcccgaaaagctattaaatgaatttccgattcatttaatccgatgatctgttacatgtcattggtgtgtccttataggttcagtcaagagcaagctgtgagcctaatatagattagaactcactgatcggaagcattgctccagctagttgttccgatcacttgatcttactgaattaattgttcgcaattaatctgaaccttggtattagacttaatgcaccttgggtgaaggacatatttccttcagtctcccacttgtcattcagacaagtgtgcattcacattcctttgtctcttagtgttacttgttgaacataaggtaagatccaagccatccttattaggtccagaagtgtttctcggattacagagctcaactgttaaacttttacagaaggttaagccttaaccattatgagcacggccatgcattttcacagtatctaactctccgagaggccttgttacacaacaacaccatatcctatcagagataggaggacaatccattcttgcaatctatgaacactcactttgattcatagtacgcctaaTAACaacttttatagcctccttttacggtgcgacgtttagctagtatcaaagcgaactaattctcaaacgagcagacatactCATGtactgaggaatggttctaatcaccattaatgagaactacttatggaatgactttaatctcttaaagtgttctcatggtctatcctatacaagatccaataagtacgtatctatgcaaaagattctgacatccagtcaatctagttcaagaaatc
This genomic stretch from Spinacia oleracea cultivar Varoflay chromosome 3, BTI_SOV_V1, whole genome shotgun sequence harbors:
- the LOC110776037 gene encoding rhodanese-like domain-containing protein 9, chloroplastic, with the protein product MATFSYSTILPSRSDYFGAFESCGKSWVVLPKRSFHGRRTFRIRAEVDYVNADEAKKLVEADGYAVVDVRDKSQFERAHIKSCYHAPLFIENQDNDPGTFIKRTMHNNFAGLFFGLPFTKPNPDFVQSVKSQFSPDSKLLLVCQEGLRSTAAARKLEEYGFQNIACVTSGLQSVKPGTFDSVGSTELQNAGKAGLITIQGKISAVLGTVLVCAFLFITFFPDLAEKLLPPS